Proteins from a genomic interval of Fundidesulfovibrio putealis DSM 16056:
- a CDS encoding flagellar basal body-associated FliL family protein, which translates to MAKIEEEDDGAAPKKKKSKLLLIIILVVLLAALGGGGYFAYLKFLAPPPPETAEAAPAEGEKKDEKKKEEKKDEKKDEKKKEEGASHGKKDDKGAKPVTTIQNIVTNLADPGGKRYVRLSVEFDFKDEHVAQEFGEKYQARIKDTILTLLWSKTSEELSSVDGMIAFRTELQSRVNQIMGPGAVKQVFITDRVIQ; encoded by the coding sequence ATGGCCAAGATCGAAGAAGAAGACGACGGCGCAGCGCCGAAAAAGAAAAAAAGCAAGCTGCTGCTCATCATCATCCTGGTGGTGCTCCTGGCCGCCCTGGGCGGCGGCGGCTATTTCGCGTACCTGAAGTTCCTCGCGCCTCCTCCGCCCGAGACTGCCGAGGCCGCGCCCGCCGAGGGCGAGAAGAAGGACGAAAAGAAGAAAGAAGAAAAGAAAGACGAGAAAAAGGACGAGAAGAAAAAGGAAGAGGGCGCCAGCCACGGCAAAAAGGACGACAAGGGCGCCAAGCCCGTGACCACCATACAGAACATCGTCACCAATCTGGCTGATCCGGGCGGCAAGCGCTACGTGCGCCTCTCCGTGGAGTTCGACTTCAAGGACGAGCACGTGGCCCAGGAATTCGGCGAGAAATATCAGGCCAGGATCAAGGACACCATCCTCACCCTCTTGTGGTCCAAGACCAGCGAGGAGCTTTCCAGCGTGGACGGCATGATCGCCTTCCGCACCGAGCTGCAAAGCCGCGTGAACCAGATCATGGGGCCTGGAGCGGTCAAGCAGGTGTTCATCACCGACAGGGTCATCCAGTAG
- a CDS encoding YggS family pyridoxal phosphate-dependent enzyme, which yields MQEPQTPGERLARVNERILRACARSGRDPSTVSLVAVSKTHEASAVAALAQAGQGLFGESYVQEALPKMESLAGLNLRWHFIGRLQKNKAKYVTGRFELIHSVDSIELAHMLHKKSGALGLIQPVLVQVNLGGESQKAGCSLDDTLPLAEAVAAMGALALRGVMLLPPWDENPEANRGLFAQAERLRQDISARLGMALPELSMGMSHDLEQAVEEGATLVRVGTDLFGSRNT from the coding sequence ATGCAGGAACCGCAAACCCCCGGCGAGCGCCTGGCGCGCGTGAACGAGCGCATCCTGCGGGCCTGCGCCCGCTCCGGGCGCGATCCGTCCACAGTGTCGCTGGTGGCCGTTTCCAAGACCCACGAGGCCTCCGCCGTGGCCGCCCTGGCCCAGGCCGGGCAGGGGCTTTTCGGCGAGTCCTACGTTCAGGAAGCCTTGCCCAAGATGGAATCCCTGGCCGGGCTGAACCTGCGCTGGCACTTCATAGGCCGCTTGCAGAAGAACAAGGCCAAGTACGTGACCGGGCGCTTCGAGTTGATCCACTCAGTTGATTCGATTGAGCTGGCCCATATGTTGCATAAAAAATCCGGAGCTTTGGGCCTGATCCAGCCGGTGCTTGTGCAGGTCAACCTGGGGGGCGAATCCCAGAAGGCCGGATGCTCCCTGGACGACACGCTGCCCCTGGCCGAGGCCGTGGCCGCCATGGGCGCTCTCGCGCTCAGGGGCGTGATGCTGCTGCCGCCCTGGGACGAGAACCCCGAGGCCAATCGAGGGCTTTTCGCCCAGGCCGAGCGGCTGCGCCAGGATATTTCGGCGCGCCTCGGCATGGCCCTGCCCGAGCTGTCCATGGGCATGTCCCACGACCTGGAGCAGGCCGTGGAGGAAGGGGCCACCCTGGTGCGCGTGGGCACCGACCTGTTCGGAAGCCGAAACACCTGA